A region from the Hydra vulgaris chromosome 10, alternate assembly HydraT2T_AEP genome encodes:
- the LOC136085743 gene encoding TNF receptor-associated factor 5-like, protein MADNTYPCCFCDKEFTKEQLMNHQIECSTDQFSHECFTGKKKVQNLLNHECDYEFLDIQKICFFCNTKVDNKDYYEHSVICYQCYKEQQNQYFQQIIQDEKKNLNYLNLSINHIMSGMKNHQEILTKQIVNSKEKEQEIKNLKEENTKLHQTLEEMNKEMTELKNLFYDNMMVLANQEDVQNLNQEIIKLNQIVEENSTEFLTLKKLIQQPQVKQHLFKDKHIIILDQMNLRLLSDEAYYSQAVYSPEGYYYRIKIYTRSTNVNNVGIFFQLIRSELDDVLKWPFAKKITFTLKNNDKFFALTITHENYIQSLNASSFDKPTEKYNVAVGFPNFISHEELKQFIIKNNLFTTITIR, encoded by the coding sequence atggcaGACAACACATATCCGTGCTGTTTTTGTGACAAAGAATTTACTAAAGAACAACTTATGAATCATCAAATAGAATGTTCTACAGACCAATTCTCACACGAATGTTTTACGGGTAAGAAAAAAGTGCAAAATTTGTTAAACCACGAATGCGATTATGAATTTCTAgacatacaaaaaatatgctttttttgtaATACCAAAGTAGATAATAAAGATTACTATGAACACTCTGTAATCTGTTATCAATGTTATAAAGAACAACAAAATCAATATTTCCAGCAAATTATTCaagacgaaaaaaaaaatttaaattatttgaatctTTCTATTAACCACATCATGAGTGGAATGAAAAATCATCAAGAAATCCTAACTAAACAAATAGTCAACTCAAAAGAAAAAGagcaagaaattaaaaatctgAAAGAAGAGAATACCAAACTTCATCAAACCCTAGAAGAAATGAACAAAGAAATGACAgaattaaaaaatctcttttatgACAACATGATGGTTTTAGCAAATCAAGAAGATGTACAAAATCTCaatcaagaaataataaaacttaatcaaATCGTAGAAGAAAACAGTACAGAAttcttaacattaaaaaaattaattcaacaaCCACAAGTAAAGCAACACCTCTTTAAAGACAAACATATCATCATACTCGATCAAATGAATCTAAGACTGCTATCAGATGAGGCATATTATTCGCAAGCTGTTTACTCACCTGAAGGGTATTATTatcgtataaaaatatatactcgAAGCACAAATGTAAACAATGTAGGCATTTTCTTCCAACTCATTCGAAGCGAGCTCgatgatgttttaaaatggccctttgccaaaaaaataacttttactctaaaaaataatgataaattttttgctcTTACTATCACCCACGaaaattatattcaaagttTAAACGCGAGTTCTTTTGATAAACCTACTGAAAAATACAATGTAGCTGTTGGTTTCCCCAATTTTATTTCACACGAAgaactaaaacaatttattattaaaaataatttatttactacgaTTACTATTcgttaa